The Deltaproteobacteria bacterium genomic interval CGGTAATCGCGACATATTCAGGACTGTTGATAAACTCCTAGAAGAGATACCTAGCAGTGTGCGGATTAGAATAGTCGATATTCATGCTGAGGCGACCAGTGAGAAACAGGCACTCGGCTGGTACCTTACTGGCCGCGTCTCGCTAGTTTATGGAACCCATTCTCATGTTCCAACCGCCGACCACCGGCTTTTAGATGATAAAACGGGTTTCGTAACAGATGTTGGCATGACTGGGCCTTACCGATCGGTCATTGGAATCGATGTGGGCGCTGCAATCCACCGGTTACTCACAGGCGAAAAAAAGAAGTTCGAACCCGCTACCGCTGACCCCCACCTCTATGCGATCATGGCGGACATTGATGATGAGACCGGTTATTGCCGGCAAGTACAGAGGTTGCACTTACAACCAACTGATTTGTGATTAATCTTGAGGATACTGCTCATGAAGCTGCTGCGACTATCTGCTCTGTTTTTGCTGCTCACGTTGTTGCCAACACCGTCAGCCAAGGCCTTCTGGTCCAGTGGGTCAGGTCATTATGGCCTCAGAGGCTCCACGGAGACCGCTCCAGCATTCCAAAAAAACACGGGCACTTTCCAGGCCATAGAGCAAAGCTTCCTGTTGACAGGAGAGGCTCGCGTTAATGATCAGCTTAGTACATTTCTTGAACTCAGACTCTTTGAAGACCTGCGCCGCGCCTACCTGGGGAATGTCGGTCAACCTGCCGACTGTGCGGGCAGACCGGGCGCAACCGTCAGCGAGCAGTGCGCTAATCAGCATCAAAGCACCGGTGAGCCCGGTTATAGGCCTTACTCACCAAACATCACCAAAGCGTATGTTCGCTATGCCTTCGACTATTGCATTCTGGAGGCGGGTCGCCGGGGACGACAATGGGGTCTGGGTATGCTTCTTGACGATGGCACACGTCCCTTTGCCCAGCAGATCTCAGCGTTCGATGGCGTCACTTGCAATGTGAATATCCAGAAGAGCCAGACCCTAGGTTTTAGCCTCGGTTACGACAAGCTTGCTGAGACAGGATCACCTGTAGACCCTAATTGGAATAATTACCCGGGTCAGGCAGCTGGTACTGGTAATGCTCCCGCTACGGCAGGGCGTACATTCGGTGCCTACGACCCGTATGACGATCTGGACCAATATTTCTTCACCATTGAATACGACGACCGCAAGGCCAATGCGGGCGCCACCTTTACCAAGCAGGTAGGCGTTTATTTTGCCCAGATCCTGGGCAAGCCCTATAAAACACAATATGTGATGACGGATCCGAACAACCCTACCACAGGGTCTCAGCTTAAGGAAATCGGTGGGGACGCAACTGACCTAAAATTCCTCGATCTTTACACCGGCTTTTATCTCGGCGATTTGGCTCTGAGAAACGAAGTACTGTTTCGTATGGGTAAGTCGATGGATCCCAATTGGCTTTACTTAGGGGGTAGTTACGGCGTGGCTCAACCAGTTACCAACAACCTTGACTCGGTTGCTGTAGCTGGTGACTTTGAGTGGACCATTGCCCACTCCGGGGCGCCAGTTGGACCAATCGAGTTTAATAAGGGCGATATGACACGCCATCTGGTTTTCTTCAATTATGCCTATGCACCAGGAAATGAAGAGGGCTATCGAACATTTGACACCGCCCCTACGGTGGCGGGACTTGACCCATCTGTAGCAAGTAAACTCACGAAGTCGTCTCGTTCGAACAATGTTAAGGCCATTCAATTTCACCGAAACTTCAAGCCCGCGCTGCTTCTCTTCAACGCTCAACCTAACTCCGATACTCTTATTGTCGATGGGGCGTTCAATCCTTCTCGCTTTGTGAACGCCACTCTTTTCGCTACAGGTTACCGCTACGAGAGCATGGAAAATGGCAATTTCGAGGTTAAATTACTGACGGCTAACCTCAATGAAGGGGTGCCCACAGAAATCCAGCAATACTATACCGCAATAAAGGATTCCGCAGTTGATACCGGTAGTAGACCGGCAGGATTCTACGGCCGAAGCTTAGGGTGGGAGCTCGATTTATCATATACATTCAAGTTTGGACGCGATGCTGAAATCGGTGCGTCACTTGCGACAGCTTTGCCCGGAAAGGCCTGGCAGACCCGCACAGACACAAAACCCACTACGGATTTCTTGCTGCAATCGATGGCTGTGTTCCACTTCTAGGAAACCAGAATCAAGGAGTCGAGAGATGAGCGACGAGGTTATCGATCGAAGGACTGATCAACGCCTAGATGACGCGATCATTATCGACTTCCTAACTTCCACAGCGTCTGTCTTTTCAAAGTTCGGGATCATATCAAGCAAGGACACGGACAACCTCAGACTCGCCCTAAGTGGGATAGCGTCAGACTCCACAGGACGGACTTTACTTCTGGCCCTCGAACGTGAAAGAGCAGAATATCTAGACTTGTTGAAAGCTAGGTTCGGTACCGCAAGCCTCAGTCTGAATATACTCCGTTTTTCCATGCGCGCACCTTTACTTAGCCTAGTGAAAACACTTAGTGACGTTGGTCAGAGCCTACTGAAAAAGGCGGAACTTTTGTTCAATCGTCCGTTTCTATTACAGGTCGATGGACATCCCGCGCGTCAGGTCCTGTTCTCGACAGTCATCGTTGATCTTGCTGCCGCAGTTGCGGATGCCTGCCAGGTCGTCAACGGCCATTTATCTCAATTAAATTTGATGGTTCCATGTGGATTGCCGCTTAAATGTGAGCTCGACAGGAATCTTGACCTTGAACTAGCTCAGGCTCTTGGGTTCCATGGATTAGATCCACATAGCTCGCCAGATTTTGTGACATCAGCAGTAAAGAAGCGCGTTGCAGAGGCAGGTCAGTCCTTGGCCGAAAATTTCATTCTACTTGCTGAGCAGCTTCTGTGGAATACCAGTGAGGAGGCAGCCCACGACCTCTTGTCGGCAATCGAATTGTTTAAATTAGATGCTCAGCGTCTAGGCTCTATGGACCTGCCGCGAAACGATAGTCTCGTTCTTTGGGAGGTCCGACGTAAATATGTCTTGGAGTGCTTGCACTCTATCGACAAGAACTTGAGCCATGTGAAATCGGCTCTAACCGACGCCTTAAGTATAGAAATTGTCAGACAGCCAAACTTAATTACTGATGCTGGTCGCCGACGACTGAAATTTGATTTGGTTTCTAACGGCCTTCTACCATCCAGGGCAGATGAAGCGGTTAATGCACTGTTGAATTATCTTTCAGCCCAAAACATCACACCGTCCCAGCTGCTAGTCGGAGAGCTTGGCCGCATACATGCAGACTTGACCCCGGCTGCCCTAGAAACATTAGTAGCGCTGGTAAATGACAGCTCCCTGATGACGGGAGCTCCACACGATAAAAGTTCCACCTTAAAAAGATCCTCCGGTCTGTCTAAGTTTCTAAAAAGTCTAGGCGCAGCAACTCCAGCGGTATTTGCGATTATTCTCTTTCTCTCAGGTTGTGGGCTAAAGACCAATCCACAAAGCACTGTGAGTGAGCTTCGACCAGATATAACCTTCCGCTCGCTACGGGCTACCAAATCTGTTGACGATCAGCGGATAGGCGGGGAAACTCAGTTGGCACCAAGAGTTCATGCAGGAGACGGCGGTCATGGCGGGCTTGCAAAACAACCTTTATGAGTTTAAGGGCGTTTGGACTGCGATTGCTACGCCCTTTCGCGAAGATCGTCAAATCGACTGGGCAGCCTTCGAAAAGCTACTTGAGCTTCAAGAGCAAGCACAAGTAAGCGGCATTGTTATCTCTGGGACTACGGGTGAATCGCCTACTCTGACGCCAACTGAAAAATTGTCCCTAGTACGTAAGGCTAGAGCCATTCTAAGCGGCAAAGTCAGGATCATGGCCGGTACAGGCGATAACAATACTCAGCAAAGCGTTGAGCTATCAAAGCTTGCTCAGGATGCTGGTGCCGACAGCCTACTCGTTGTGACCCCACCTTACAATAAGCCTACGACTGCTGGTCTAATCAGACACTACAGCTCCATTTCTGATGCAGTCAAGATACCAGTATGTCTTTACCATGTGCCCGGGCGCACAGCACACATGCTCACCGTCGAGCAAATTACAGCCGTTTGTAAGGATGGGAAAGTTAAGTCTGTAAAAGAGGCTAGTGCCGACCTCGGCTTTTTCTCCCGCAGCCTAAAAGCCACAGGCCTGCCTTTTCTGTCCGGCGATGACACCACGTACCTTGCCTGTTTATCCGTGGGCGGTACAGGCGTCATCAGCGTGGTAGCAAATATTTTTCCGAAAGCTTTTGTTGCACTTACAGAGGCGTTCCAATCCGGTAATTTAACTAGAGCCCAAGCCATACACCATACGCTCATGCCAGCTATCGATGTTCTCTTTTGCGAAACTAACCCAGGCCCCTTAAAGGCGACTCTCGAGGTCATCGGAATAGGAAAAAATGTGGTTCGCCCACCCTTGGCTGAGGTGTCCGAGAGCAACAGGCGCCGTATCGCAGAGGTAATTACCTCTACGCAAGAACAATTGAAAGGTTTGGTTTAACGTGTCAGTAGCCCCAGGTTGCGCCAACGTATGGATTCATGGCATCTCTGGCCGCATGGGTCGGGAGATTCGAGAGGTCTGCCTCCATTCGCGAGCCGATCAATTTAAACTAATTGGGGGAAGCGCGCGATCTGCTGAGGATGATACCCAGCAGATCGTGAGCTCGCCAGCTGCTATTGCTGCCCAATTACTGCGCACTAAGACGCAAATCGTCCTGGATTTTTCCAGTGCCAGTGGAAATCAACTATTACTTACCGCTCTTGAGTCCTCAGAGAGTATCAGAGACCTTTCCGTACTTATTGGCTCAACAGGAATGAACCAAGAGGACTATCAGAATTGGTGCAATCTAGCCAAAAAGCGGCTATTCAGATTGCTCTTTGCTCCTAACACCAGTATCGGCATTCTGATGGCGGTAAAAGCTGCAAGTCTCATTGCACCGTCTCTAAAACAACTCGGTTTTGATATCGAAATCACCGAAACTCACCACCGTCGAAAGCTGGATGCTCCCAGCGGAACAGCCAGATTTCTAGCGGAATCTGTCGCTGGCAGTGTCGGTGATTTGAAAATCGTGACTGCGCGTCATGGTGGACGTCAGGAGAACGAACTTGGCGTCCATGCAGTGCGCGGTGGGGGTGTATTTGGCGAGCACGAAATACGCTTGATAGGTGACTCTGAAGAGGTCTGTGTTTCCCACAGAGCCTTCAGTCGTACCCTCTTTGCCGACGGGGCTCTGGTTCTTGCATCCTGGCTCTTCAGTCAAAAAGCCGGTGTCTACAGCCTACTTGATATCGATCCCAGCGACCTATTGAGCCGTCGTTAGCTACGGTTAGCGCGCCTTCAGGGCTCCACCGAGCTGTACGAAAGATGTGGTCTCATTGTACACCACCACGGTATCGGAACTTAGCCAGTAACCGTCACGAGTTTGAACCTGAAGGTTATATGTCCCTGCTGGGACATTGAAGAATACAGCCTTTGTAAGCGGCGCATCGCTGAAGTACCAGCCATCACCTACATCACGTCCGTTTTGGTCGATGAGACGCATGGACACCGTGTCTCTAGCAACAGCAGCTGGTGCGCTGTAATGCACCAAAACTGCGCCCTGAGTCGGATCGTGCGCGACTTGGGCATAGAGCGACATGTCCTCTATGAATCCCCGGGGTATCAACGGCAGAATTTTCGGGCTCTCATCTGTTGGGTAGGTATATACAACTGGTTCAAACTCGGCAGCCCGGGCGTAAAAATGAAATCTGCCGTGACTGTGGGTCACAGGGTCTTGAGACGCTAGTCGTCCTGCCTCTACCTGCATCATTGGCATGTCGTCGCCGAATGGGATTATATCGACCGCATCGACCTGCTTAAATGAGTTAGCAGCCTGTGCGTCGTTGCCTAACTGTTCTTGTGCCGTTGCCATGCTAGCTAATTGCACAGCTATTTTCTTTTGATCGCTGATACTTACGCCGTCTTCCGTATGGTTACCTACAAAGACTGCAACTGGTTGGGTCATCAGCACCTCGTTACCACGAGATAGCGAAATTGCCGCGGGGCCAGGTGTCACATTGAAAAAACATACCCTTCCATCCTCGCCAGTTTGACTTAGACCTCTATCCAAGTAACCGAAACGATTGAAATAATACGGCCCCTCTGCTGGTGTATCGAATTTGATAGATAGCCCACCTTGAGGCTTGTCAGCCCCAGCCTCGGTGCGCTCAGCTATAGTGGCACAGTAAGACCCCAACCCCGATTTCTGCACTGTACTAGCTATAGCGGAAAGACCGTCAAATATTAAACTGCGGAGCATCTTCAAGCGTCTGACACCCTTACCATCACTCATTATCTCAGCTATCGACGACCGGACTTGCGAACTAGGATCGTCGATCTGAACCAGAAATCTCGAATTTTTAGGCATATCTTTGATAGTCAGATGTCCTGTAGCGTCTGTTTGGCCTACAAAATCCGTGCCCACTACACGCACAGTCGCACCAATTACGGGATATATCTTCCCGGCAGCTACATCGGACCTATCATCAACAATTTGGATCGTTACGGTTTGGTAGGCGACTTCGCTCCTGCCGTAGTAGTAGCGGATACGCTCACGATCATGCTCAGCCATAGATGCTTTGGTCGCGGCAACGCTCGCGGACAAAGACGGTGTTTTTAACACATCGGATTGATCGTTTTTAACTTGCTCTCGATCATCCGGAGCTTCGGTCTCGGGAAGCTGGCGGCCAGACTGACTCTGGGGTTCCTGTTCCTCAGAGCTGGAAACATCGCTCGTTTTGGGGTCAAACTTAGCACTCGAAGCCAGAGCAGGAAGGACGCCGGTTAGGTTAAAAAGCCCATCCGGAACGCGCATTTCGAAATGCTTCGCCCCGGCTCCACCTCGGATCCACACAGGGACAATGTACATCCGACCCTTGCTAAAGGCGTACAGCTCGGTCGCTCCAGGTTTCAAGGCGGCTAGCTGTCCGAGTTCGCGGCGGAGCTCCAGGATTTTCTCGTCGCGCACGAACAGAGCGAGGTCACCCAATCCTGGTGCCACGTTTAATCTCAACTTATCTCCGGGACCAGAAAACTCAATTTGTGCAGGGTTGAACTTGAGACCGTCAGCTGCTGCCACTACAGCAACCTCTGTGATTCCGCCATTAGCCACCGTCGGTGTATTGGAGACTTTGGGTTCGATGACTTCGTGGTTAATCTTGCCCGATCGCTTTAAACCGACGCGATCCAGGAAATCTCGCACAGACATTTCGGGCCATGCGGTCAGGTCTTTGAGACCAACTTTGGGAGCCGCATTACTCTGAGGTGCAACCACTGTTGACACGAGCACAGAGGCAAGCGTGGAAGTGGCCAACTGTCCGCGGCGTTTTCTACGTACGGTCATAGTTCACATCCTAGTGAATCGAGCTCATCCAGATGTCCTAGTCTATCTATCGGCGTGACAATAAAAAGATTTAATCTGTGGTTGCCGATGGCAAAGTGAATTTAGAAGGGGTAATGAGGCAGTGAGGGCAATATCCCTCAGCTACCATTTTAGCTGGCAGATACCACCCTCATCAACTGCGGTCTCACTCAAGAACGTAACCTTCTTGAGTAACCGAAAATTGTTGCGTTCGTTATATGGTTGCCAATTTTTCCTTCAACAGCTGACTCACAATCTTTCCGTCACCGCCCTCGCCAAGCCTAGCGAGCACTTCTTTCATCAGAGGGCCAAAATTACGATCAGCTGTGTCTTTTAATACTTCTTCGATAGCTTTCTTTACTTCGTCGATTCCAGCTTTTTTAGGTAGATATTGCTCGACGATGGCTATTTCACTTTTGATCTGAGTCCGCTGCTCACCCTCTGGGTAGTCGTCGAGTGACTTGACAAGTCTCTTTTGATAGGTTCCAACAACCTTTTGGACCTCTGATTCTGGCAAGTCCTGATGCGCGTTGACTGCAGCTTGTGCATATTTTATTTCACTCAAAATCATCCTCAAAACGCTAAGTTTTACCTTGTCTTTCGACTTCATGGCGTTCTTTAGATCATCATTAATTTTTTCTTTTAGTCCCATGATTTCCTCGCTTTCCACGCCTAACTGAATTCAACTTGGTTAGGACAGTGTTTGAACCGTAAATAGATTGCTCGATTCTCGACCTACGGGCGACAGGCTAATGGCCACGAAAATAACCTGATCGCCAGCCTTCAACCAGCTTTCACGCACAAGTTTGTCGTTAACCACTGGCAGAACTTCATCCAAGTTGGGTGCTACGTCTAGCAGCATACAATCAACACCACGCACTAAAGATAGACGCTGCATGACTGCCGGAGAAAAAGTCACGGCAATGATTGGTACAGGGGCGCGAAAACTCGCTAATTTACGGGCAGTATTCCCGGCCTTAGTAATAGTGACTATAGCCTTAGCCTTGATCCGCTCCGCCGTCCTTAACGCATGATAGGCAATCGCATCCATCTCATTTGCTACCTTAGGAGCCCGCTTCACCCAATTTAACTTCACATTAGTGGCTCTTGCTTCGATGTCCGTGATGATGCGAGACATCACTTCTACCGCTTTTGCACCGTACTTGCCGTTTGCAACCTCTTCCGACAGCATGACTGCATCGGTGCCATCAATCACTGCGTTGGCGACATCGGAGACCTCTGCCCTGGTCGGAGTTACGTTGCGCCGCATAGATGCAAGCATCTCACTGGCAGTTAGCACAATCTTGGCTTGTTCATTACAGAGCTGGATGATTTCTTTTGTGATCATCGGTACGTTAACGGGACTTAAGGCAAGTGCCAGCTCACGCCTAGAAATTAGTACCCCATCAACATGCTGCAGAACCGACGACAGGCGCTCGTAAACGTCACCTGAGTCCACTTTCAAGATGATCCAGGGAGCATGGTCCCCGTGATCTTTATGCAATTTGGTCGCAAATTCTTTGAGAGTCTCTGAGTTCCAGTGCCCAGGAACAATCAAATAGTCCACACCGTCTTCGATGAGCGGTCTTAGTTCTTCAGGCGTTACTTGCTGACGTTCCTGAAACCGATACGTCTCCGGGACTATAATGTCCATCTCAGGGTAAATCGTGCCCCCCTGGGTGACCTCGAGTTCGGCTTTTTCTAGCCCGACGCTGATAGTGCGTAGCGCCACATTTCCGGCACCAATGAAGACCTTGGACTCAGCTTTAAACAGACGGTCCCAATTAGCCGCTTTGATGGTAATTGCACCTGAAAGATTGGAAGGAGCAAGTGTTAGACGCTCTCCAAAGCTGACTTCCCGAGGTTGCGCGAGGCCGACAACAACCCCCTGCGTCCAACTTGCTACATCGAGCATAATTGGTCGGCGGTTTGTTGACCCTCGCGTTGACTCCATGGTCTTAATGAATTCACGAATCTCACGAACGGCTTTGGCCTCGTAAACCAGGCGAATGACATCCACATCCTGCCGACTGACTTGTCCAGCATCAACCGCGGTGAGGGCTTTACCCTCGAAGGATTTCACAACTTTAGTGCGACGACTGTCTTGCTTGATCATCGAATTGCCTCACTCACACAAGGATTGTCCAACTAGCACAGGGCGGTTGTCCTGTGCCTCAATGAGATTAAAACCAGTAAGCGCATCACGATCGAAGACCACCACTACCGTCGATCCGAGCATGAATGTGCCAATTTCATCACCAATCGCCACTGGTCGGCCCGTGTCAAACCGACAGTCTGCCACCTTAGGTCGCAGCTGTCTTGCCCTGCTGTTGGTGATCAAATCGGGTGCCAATGGCGTCACCATTCGACCCACGTTGAAGGCGCCCACCATCACTACAAAGGCTCGGCCGCCATTTTTCATTGTGAAATCAAAAACTAAGCGTTCGTTCCGGGCGAAAAGTCGTGGTACGCGTCGCACGAAAGTTGTATTCACTGGCCATAATTCGCCGGGTCGATGAGTAATCCTAGTGACCGAACCTGAAAAGGGCGCATGCACCCTGTGGTAGTTATGAGGCGCAAGATATATGGTCTGATACCAGGCCAAATTAAGCCCCTGATCGCCTTCACCGGTACCTAGCACGAGCTCGTTCAAGTCGTAGTCCATGCCCTTGACCTGGACAGCCCGTCCCGCCTTTGCAGGTGCCGACCATGCAAGGTAACCATCGGCAGGCGAACACACGGGCCCTTCAAAAGACCTTAACCCACTTTTTAGCTTGCGTGTGAATAGCTCCTCAACCGTCGCATAACTGCCAATGGGATCAGCTGCTTCGCTCATATTTAGACCAAAAGCCTTGGCAAACCCCTTATTGGCAAGCGTCGCCAAGGGGCGCGGTAGGCGCCATCGTGCTAGGCATCCAGTGGTGTAACTGAGTAGATTTTGTGGAATTGGGCTCATCAAGTTGAATCACCGTCATCGAAGGTAATGATTACAAAGTGGTAGTTGTACCACTAGGCTAGTCAAGTTGTCTCGTAATGAAAAATGTGGTGGCTTCTCAAGTCATTGCACTAACGGAGGACAATTGGGCGCAGCCGAAAGTTCTTCAACAACCTGTTTTAATTGATCTTAACGGTAATTATCCGGAATCTTAACGGCAAACCATAGCACCGCGAGCGTTAATGTTGTAAATTCCTGATTCTGATGGGTTGCGCAATCTGGCAGTTCCCGTTTGATGTTCCACCTTGTAGCGAGGTTTTAACATGGCAACAGGCACTTCCAATCAATTGACGACCAATCTCAAGCATCGCGTCACTGACCAGGCCGTGAAGCTTCTTGCTAACTCAATATACCGCCAGCTACAAGACGAAGGCTGTGCGGCCAAGGATATCATCTCTGTTTCATCTCAGTTGATCGGGCTTGTTACCGATGAGCTGCAACGAGACGACCAGCCAAGTTAACGGGCCCGGCAAAATTTTCCTCCGTTGCGGATCTTTGCTATCATTAAAACATGAAAGCAAAATCATCACGCGGAGCCTCGACGCGGCAACGGATACTCGAAACTGCGGCGAAGCTCGTAAATATCAACGGCGTTAACGGCACAAGTGTTGACGATGTACTCAACGCGTCCGGCACTGGAAAAAGCCAGTTCTATCACTATTTCGCCAACAAAGAGGCACTGGTAAAGGAACTAATTGATTTCCAAGCTTCTGCCTTGCCTGCTGCTCAGGAATCGGTGCTTGCAGGCTTAAGCTCCTTAGCTGGAATCGATACTTGGCTCGATCAAATCATTGCCGACTACCATGCTGGACTTTACGCAAATGGGTGTCCCCTCGGTAATTTAGCCAGTGAGCTCGCTACAACTAGCGAGCAACTACGTCTAAATCTCCAAGCCACGTTTGCAAATTGGGAAGGGAGCCTCAGTCGGGGCCTCAAGTCCCTGCAGTCCAGCGGCCAAATTCGCCGCGAGTTCGATTCCACGCAAATGGCAACCTTCTGCATAGCTGCAATCGAGGGCGCCCTCTTGTTAGCCAAGACCGAGAAGTCCGTCGCTCCTCTTAAGGCCACAATCGAGCAGATTAGGTCCATGCTCAAAGTTTCGAGTATCGGGGCCACTAAGCTCAAACCTCGGCCAAATGCAGGTTTTACCTTCTGCCCATGAAACAGTCGTGCTAGGTTGCGCCGGCATCGGTGTTTGATGCGTGTAGCAGCAGGACTAGAAACGATGAAAATTCACATTGTGGGCGGTGGGTTAGCCGGCACCGAAGCCGCTTGGCAGATACTCAAAGCTGGATATTCCGTCACTCTACATGAAATGCGCCCC includes:
- the psd gene encoding phosphatidylserine decarboxylase (Phosphatidylserine decarboxylase is synthesized as a single chain precursor. Generation of the pyruvoyl active site from a Ser is coupled to cleavage of a Gly-Ser bond between the larger (beta) and smaller (alpha chains). It is an integral membrane protein.) gives rise to the protein MSPIPQNLLSYTTGCLARWRLPRPLATLANKGFAKAFGLNMSEAADPIGSYATVEELFTRKLKSGLRSFEGPVCSPADGYLAWSAPAKAGRAVQVKGMDYDLNELVLGTGEGDQGLNLAWYQTIYLAPHNYHRVHAPFSGSVTRITHRPGELWPVNTTFVRRVPRLFARNERLVFDFTMKNGGRAFVVMVGAFNVGRMVTPLAPDLITNSRARQLRPKVADCRFDTGRPVAIGDEIGTFMLGSTVVVVFDRDALTGFNLIEAQDNRPVLVGQSLCE
- a CDS encoding TetR family transcriptional regulator; amino-acid sequence: MKAKSSRGASTRQRILETAAKLVNINGVNGTSVDDVLNASGTGKSQFYHYFANKEALVKELIDFQASALPAAQESVLAGLSSLAGIDTWLDQIIADYHAGLYANGCPLGNLASELATTSEQLRLNLQATFANWEGSLSRGLKSLQSSGQIRREFDSTQMATFCIAAIEGALLLAKTEKSVAPLKATIEQIRSMLKVSSIGATKLKPRPNAGFTFCP
- the dapB gene encoding 4-hydroxy-tetrahydrodipicolinate reductase, which translates into the protein MSVAPGCANVWIHGISGRMGREIREVCLHSRADQFKLIGGSARSAEDDTQQIVSSPAAIAAQLLRTKTQIVLDFSSASGNQLLLTALESSESIRDLSVLIGSTGMNQEDYQNWCNLAKKRLFRLLFAPNTSIGILMAVKAASLIAPSLKQLGFDIEITETHHRRKLDAPSGTARFLAESVAGSVGDLKIVTARHGGRQENELGVHAVRGGGVFGEHEIRLIGDSEEVCVSHRAFSRTLFADGALVLASWLFSQKAGVYSLLDIDPSDLLSRR
- a CDS encoding YmdB family metallophosphoesterase; this encodes MTKILAIGDVMGKVGRRCLESLLPVIREQHQPDFVVVNGENAAGGFGLTEKIYRNFTEQLAIDAVTMGNHWHDKREIYSFLPGADRLILPCNMGNVDNDRLGLKIITAKNGQRLAVINCIGRAFMKDGNRDIFRTVDKLLEEIPSSVRIRIVDIHAEATSEKQALGWYLTGRVSLVYGTHSHVPTADHRLLDDKTGFVTDVGMTGPYRSVIGIDVGAAIHRLLTGEKKKFEPATADPHLYAIMADIDDETGYCRQVQRLHLQPTDL
- a CDS encoding 4-hydroxy-tetrahydrodipicolinate synthase — encoded protein: MQETAVMAGLQNNLYEFKGVWTAIATPFREDRQIDWAAFEKLLELQEQAQVSGIVISGTTGESPTLTPTEKLSLVRKARAILSGKVRIMAGTGDNNTQQSVELSKLAQDAGADSLLVVTPPYNKPTTAGLIRHYSSISDAVKIPVCLYHVPGRTAHMLTVEQITAVCKDGKVKSVKEASADLGFFSRSLKATGLPFLSGDDTTYLACLSVGGTGVISVVANIFPKAFVALTEAFQSGNLTRAQAIHHTLMPAIDVLFCETNPGPLKATLEVIGIGKNVVRPPLAEVSESNRRRIAEVITSTQEQLKGLV